ATAATAGCAACCGTCAGCTATTTCCCACCAAACCTATCCGCCCCTGCATTCCCCTTCACGCAACTCCCCGGCCCACGTTTTTCACTTCCCTGGCCGCATCGTCATCCCCGCGACCAACGGGTGCTCCGGGATGGCGATCCCGGGAGAccaaaacaaaataaataaataaatgcagcACGTCCTCCGACCCCGTCCCGTCGCTCAATTGGTGCAGTTAAAAGGGCCCACGTCGCTATCACCAACCGGTAAGCGCCATGGTGGGCGGGAAACAATTATTTTCGGAAAAAGGGGAAGGACGAGCACTAAACCGATATTTGCATCCCGTCCATTGGAACCCGCTTTTCGATTGGGCAGCAGCAGGGTGGGAGCCAGCCGCTGCGCTGTTGCCGCCGCCATTGACGATGTAGGTACGCATGGTGGTAAGTGGGTAGAAGCTCGACCGGGATCCAGACGCGACTCCCAACCTCTGCCGTAGCTGAGAGGTTCTGCCGGCCTGACTCGCCTAACCAAGAGAGCAAGGGCCTCATGATCTCACACCAGTTTGTTACCGTGAGCGTTCGACACGAGCACAGTTAGCAACAGAAAAAGCGAAGGACGGCATCCCAACCGTCTCTTATTTTCTACTTCTGCAGTGAACAGGGCCCGCCCTCCCCTAATGTCACTTTAATTGGAGTGACCGACGAAAAAGGAATACAAATAAAAATTCCGTGGCGGTGTTATTAATAAGGCGAGGGGAGTTGGCTGATACGTGGATTGTCTGCTTTTAGATCCATTGTGTTACCGCAGACGCGGAGAAGAGGAAGACTAGTCACCATGAGGAAAAGCCGTCGCCAACCTCGTTaggtttctttctttctccccaTGGCGTCTGGGATACCCGGACGCAAGCTCGGCTACGAGGGAAGCGGAggtggcggtggaggaggaaACCTCTTTAAGAGGACGCTGGCGGATATGGAAAGGCAGCTGCAGAACGCGCTTTTGCTGCGGTCGGTGAGGCAAAGAACTCAGACCATGCCTTCAATCTTCAGTTTTTCTTATGGAGTCGGAGGTCTCGTTTGCAACTCGTTCACCGCCGCTGCGCCGCAGAGACTGGTTTCTTCCTTGCCGTCTGCCAGTTCCTCGGAGTTTGGGTTGCCACGGAAACCCGAGTTGCTCCTCGTCTCGTCGGTTCCGGAGGATAGGTCTCCCGTCTCGGTTAGTGACCAACTCCGGGAGCTGGAGCGGCAGCTCCTGTTGGACGACGAGGACGAGGCCGAGGCCAGCGTGTCGTGCGGCTCCGCCGCCACCCACGCCGAGGCGATCCAGCGGCTGAtttcgccgccgccgctgctcgcgTCGCCAACTAACTCCTCTTCTTCCACCATCTCCTTCGCCTCCTGCTCTCCTCCCTCGTCCATGCCCTCCccacctcttcctccttcctcgagGCAGATGCTTCTTGATACCGCCACCGCCCTCGGCGAAGGGAATTTGGACGCGGCGACAGCAAATCTGACCCTGCTAAAGCGCGCGGCTGATACGCGAGGTGATGCCGAACATCGCCTCATGGCGGTGATGGTCACCGCGCTTCTATCTCGCCTCAATCATCCGCAAGTGGGAATCTCCCACCCGATCGCGGACCTCCGCAGCCCGGAGCACTTCGCTGCCACCCAGATGCTCTATAGTCTATCTCCCTGCTTCAAGCTCGGATTCGTCACTGCCAATTCTGCGATCTTGGATGCCACGAAGGACGAACCTAAGATTCACATCCTCGACTTTGAAGTCGGGCAGGGTGGCCAATACGCCGCTCTCGTCCAGACCGTCGCCGAGCGCCTACGACTCCGCCCCGCCAAATCCCCACCTGCCATCAGGATCACCGCCATCATCGACCCCTCCTCCCCGTTCACCAATATCAACGCCGGAAACTTGAGGGCTGTTGGCGACCGGATCAAGAAGCTAGCGGAAAGGTTCCGCGTGGTGCTCCATTTCAACATCGTCTCTCTGCGAGTGGCAGAGTTGGGCGCGGCTTCGCTCGGGTGCGAGACCGGGGAGGAGACCCTAGTCGTGAACCTTCCGTTCGTCCTCTCGAGGGTTCCCGACGAGAGCGTCTCCCCGGAGAACCCCCGCGACGAGCTTCTCCGGCGCGTGTGCGCCCTCCGGCCGCGGCTGGTGGCGATTGCGGAGCAGGAGATCAACACCAGCACCGCGCCGTTTCCCGCTCGGCTCGCCGAGGCGTGCAGGCACTACGGGGCGCTGCTGGAGTCGCTGGAGGCGGCGGCGCAGGGCAGCTCGGGCCCAGAGCGGGGGCGGGTGGAGGCCGGGTTGGCGCGGCGGGCGGTGAACGCGGTGGCGGGGGAGGGGGCGGAACGGGTGGAGCGGTGCGAGGTGTTGGGCAAGTGGCGGGCGCGGATGAGCATGGCCGGGTTCGAGCCGGTACCTCTGGGGCCGACCGTGGTGGAGTCCATCAAGGCCCGGCTCGCCTCATCCTGGCCCAACCCGGGGTTCACCGTGAAGGAGGATGCCGGCAGCCTCGCGCTCGGGTTCGCTTGGATGAATCGGGTGCTCACTGTCGCGTCTGCGTGGCGTTAGGCGGAGTTTTcatcaattattataaatataaatatataaatattattatcgcCATCATTATTAATTATTAATTGTTGGAGACGTGGcccacttttttttgttttttaccaGTTGTGATTTGGttattgatgtttattatgatcaaCTTTATAGGGAAAGGGACGACAGGCGTTATATATTGATACCTGTGGTTGTTGATGAACCTTGTAACTCCATCTTAATACCTTCTAATTT
This genomic stretch from Musa acuminata AAA Group cultivar baxijiao chromosome BXJ3-9, Cavendish_Baxijiao_AAA, whole genome shotgun sequence harbors:
- the LOC135648741 gene encoding scarecrow-like protein 8, with product MASGIPGRKLGYEGSGGGGGGGNLFKRTLADMERQLQNALLLRSVRQRTQTMPSIFSFSYGVGGLVCNSFTAAAPQRLVSSLPSASSSEFGLPRKPELLLVSSVPEDRSPVSVSDQLRELERQLLLDDEDEAEASVSCGSAATHAEAIQRLISPPPLLASPTNSSSSTISFASCSPPSSMPSPPLPPSSRQMLLDTATALGEGNLDAATANLTLLKRAADTRGDAEHRLMAVMVTALLSRLNHPQVGISHPIADLRSPEHFAATQMLYSLSPCFKLGFVTANSAILDATKDEPKIHILDFEVGQGGQYAALVQTVAERLRLRPAKSPPAIRITAIIDPSSPFTNINAGNLRAVGDRIKKLAERFRVVLHFNIVSLRVAELGAASLGCETGEETLVVNLPFVLSRVPDESVSPENPRDELLRRVCALRPRLVAIAEQEINTSTAPFPARLAEACRHYGALLESLEAAAQGSSGPERGRVEAGLARRAVNAVAGEGAERVERCEVLGKWRARMSMAGFEPVPLGPTVVESIKARLASSWPNPGFTVKEDAGSLALGFAWMNRVLTVASAWR